A genomic region of Phycisphaerae bacterium contains the following coding sequences:
- the lepA gene encoding translation elongation factor 4, with translation MDQTRIRNFSIIAHIDHGKSTLADRLLQISGAISERELKEQVLDDMDLERERGITIKASAVTLDMDVDGETYMFNLIDTPGHVDFHYEVDRALAACDGALLVVDATQGVQAQTVANAYAAVGNDLEIIPVINKVDLASATPEDAALEVEHVLGISADNVQFVSAKSGLGVQELIRAIVRYLPPPKGDPAAPLQALIFDSEYNDYRGVICYVRVMNGTLRKGQKALLMGRQRTYLITELGKFRPHMTPCEQLAAGETGYMVASIKSLHDVTVGDTITDATHPAAQALPGYQPPQHMVFCDFYPSSGETFDALREALEKLSLNDASFSFQPQHSDALGPGYRCGFLGLLHMDIVQERLERECGVSVVQTAPSVTYEVLLRDGSLKRVESAGDLPDMGHIEELREPIIELQVITPADSIGNIMQLAEQRRGEYKKTEYISTQRVLLTYEFPFNEILYDFYDKLKSVTRGYGTMDYHVIGYRAGDLVKLDILVNGVPVDALSLICHRTKAEARGRRFLIKLRREIDRHQFEIALQAAIGTKVIARETIKPFRKNVTAKCYGGDVTRKRKLLEKQKEGKKRMKTIGRVDIPQKAFMTVLEPED, from the coding sequence ATGGACCAGACGCGTATCCGCAACTTCTCGATCATCGCCCACATCGACCACGGCAAGAGCACCCTGGCCGATCGGCTCCTCCAGATCTCGGGTGCCATCTCCGAGCGCGAGCTCAAGGAGCAGGTGCTCGACGACATGGACCTCGAACGCGAACGCGGCATCACCATCAAGGCCTCCGCCGTCACCCTCGACATGGACGTCGACGGCGAAACCTACATGTTCAACCTGATCGACACGCCCGGCCACGTCGACTTCCACTATGAGGTCGACCGCGCGCTGGCCGCCTGCGACGGCGCGCTGCTCGTCGTCGACGCCACCCAGGGCGTCCAGGCCCAGACCGTCGCCAACGCCTACGCCGCCGTCGGCAACGACCTCGAGATCATCCCCGTCATCAACAAGGTCGATCTCGCCAGCGCCACGCCCGAGGACGCCGCCCTCGAAGTCGAGCACGTCCTCGGCATCAGCGCCGACAACGTGCAGTTCGTCTCCGCCAAGAGCGGCCTCGGCGTCCAGGAGCTGATCCGCGCGATCGTGAGGTACCTGCCCCCGCCCAAAGGCGACCCCGCCGCCCCGCTCCAGGCACTGATCTTCGACTCCGAATACAACGACTATCGCGGCGTCATCTGCTACGTCCGCGTGATGAACGGCACGCTGCGCAAAGGCCAGAAAGCCCTGCTCATGGGCCGTCAGCGGACCTACCTCATCACCGAGCTCGGCAAGTTCCGCCCGCACATGACGCCCTGCGAGCAGCTCGCCGCCGGCGAAACCGGCTACATGGTCGCCAGCATCAAGAGCCTGCACGATGTGACCGTCGGCGACACGATCACCGACGCCACGCACCCCGCCGCGCAGGCCCTGCCCGGCTACCAGCCGCCGCAGCACATGGTCTTCTGCGACTTCTACCCGTCGAGCGGCGAGACCTTCGACGCCCTGCGCGAAGCGCTGGAGAAGCTCAGCCTCAACGACGCCTCATTCAGTTTCCAGCCCCAGCACAGCGACGCCCTCGGCCCCGGCTACCGCTGCGGCTTCCTCGGCCTGCTGCACATGGACATCGTCCAGGAGCGGCTCGAACGCGAGTGCGGCGTCAGCGTCGTCCAGACCGCCCCCAGCGTCACCTACGAGGTCCTGCTCCGCGACGGCTCCCTCAAGCGCGTCGAGTCCGCCGGCGACCTGCCCGACATGGGCCACATCGAGGAGCTGCGCGAGCCGATCATCGAGCTCCAGGTCATCACGCCCGCCGACTCCATCGGCAACATCATGCAGCTCGCCGAGCAACGCCGCGGCGAATACAAGAAAACCGAGTACATCTCCACGCAGCGCGTGCTGCTGACGTACGAATTCCCGTTCAACGAGATCCTGTACGACTTCTACGACAAGCTGAAGAGCGTCACCCGTGGCTACGGCACGATGGACTATCACGTCATCGGCTACCGTGCCGGCGACCTCGTGAAACTCGACATCCTCGTCAACGGCGTGCCGGTCGATGCCCTCTCGCTGATCTGCCACCGCACGAAGGCCGAAGCCCGCGGCCGGCGGTTCCTCATCAAGCTCCGCCGGGAGATCGACCGCCACCAGTTCGAGATCGCGCTGCAGGCGGCGATCGGGACGAAGGTCATCGCCCGCGAGACGATCAAGCCGTTCCGCAAGAACGTGACGGCCAAGTGCTACGGCGGCGACGTGACGCGCAAGCGGAAGCTGCTGGAAAAGCAGAAAGAAGGCAAGAAG
- a CDS encoding DUF72 domain-containing protein: MSGTIRIGTSGWSYDDWVGPFYPPGTAKGEYLSHYATRFDTVEVDSTFYRPPSPAMISGWAQRTPAEFAFALKTPRVITHDQMLQDCDAEMESLLESLQPLGKRLKVLLLQFGYFNRATFASSTPFFQRLDTFLGRYAARVPLACEIRNNNWLTPEYFDLLRGHRVTAALVEHAWLPPIDRLCAEHDVHTGPFAYVRLIGDRAGIERTTQKWDQTVVDRSADLRRVARALRQIAQSADVLVFINNHYAGHGPATCRDLRTALDKA; the protein is encoded by the coding sequence ATGAGTGGCACTATCCGCATCGGCACTTCGGGCTGGTCCTACGACGACTGGGTCGGCCCGTTCTATCCACCCGGCACGGCCAAGGGGGAGTATCTCAGCCACTACGCGACCCGGTTCGACACCGTCGAGGTCGATAGCACGTTCTATCGCCCGCCCAGCCCGGCAATGATCAGCGGCTGGGCTCAGCGCACCCCGGCGGAGTTCGCCTTCGCCCTCAAGACACCGCGCGTCATTACGCACGACCAGATGCTGCAGGACTGCGACGCGGAGATGGAGTCACTGCTGGAGTCGTTGCAGCCGCTCGGCAAGCGCCTCAAGGTGCTCCTGCTGCAATTCGGCTACTTCAACCGCGCCACCTTCGCCAGCTCAACGCCGTTCTTCCAGCGCCTCGACACGTTCCTCGGCCGCTACGCCGCGCGCGTGCCGCTGGCCTGCGAGATTCGCAACAACAACTGGCTGACGCCGGAGTACTTCGACCTGCTGCGCGGCCATCGGGTCACGGCCGCCCTAGTCGAACACGCCTGGCTCCCGCCCATCGACCGCCTGTGTGCGGAACACGACGTGCACACCGGCCCGTTCGCATACGTGCGTCTGATCGGCGACCGCGCGGGCATCGAAAGAACCACGCAGAAATGGGACCAAACGGTCGTGGATCGCAGCGCCGACCTGCGCCGAGTCGCGCGCGCCCTGCGCCAGATCGCCCAAAGTGCCGACGTCCTCGTCTTCATCAACAACCATTACGCCGGCCACGGCCCCGCAACCTGCCGCGACCTCCGCACCGCGCTGGACAAAGCGTAG